A region from the Vibrio navarrensis genome encodes:
- a CDS encoding LysE family translocator, with the protein MIDFAILPVYLTAVIALLLLPGPDMLLIASSSMSYGKRVGLFASLGNATSGMILTLLAAMGVSALIAMSPLALKALHLLGGAYLLKMGWDCLKSTPAQAPKNRDSKAMAATYYQRALMSNLLNPKALVFFVMFLPQFVSANISASTGEQMLALGLLLNLLGLLFNLGLVVLAGTLGKRLLESDAFRLYQHKLMGLVFVFLSLWMLSNFNS; encoded by the coding sequence ATGATCGATTTCGCTATATTGCCTGTTTACCTGACGGCGGTCATTGCTCTGCTACTGCTGCCTGGCCCTGATATGTTGTTGATCGCCAGCTCAAGCATGAGTTACGGGAAAAGAGTGGGTCTTTTTGCCAGCTTGGGGAATGCGACCTCTGGCATGATTCTTACTCTGCTTGCGGCGATGGGCGTGTCGGCTTTAATTGCCATGAGTCCACTTGCCTTAAAAGCGCTGCATCTGCTCGGTGGTGCCTATTTACTGAAAATGGGTTGGGATTGCCTCAAGAGCACCCCTGCGCAGGCACCGAAAAACCGCGATAGCAAAGCGATGGCGGCCACTTACTATCAGCGCGCTTTAATGAGTAATTTACTCAATCCGAAAGCGCTCGTTTTCTTTGTGATGTTTTTGCCACAGTTCGTGTCGGCCAACATCAGCGCCAGTACTGGCGAGCAGATGCTGGCTTTGGGGTTGCTGCTCAATTTACTGGGTTTACTGTTCAATCTCGGTTTGGTGGTATTAGCTGGAACGCTGGGTAAGCGCTTGCTAGAAAGCGATGCCTTTCGCCTCTATCAACACAAGCTCATGGGGCTGGTGTTTGTTTTCTTATCTCTTTGGATGTTATCCAATTTCAACTCGTGA
- a CDS encoding AzlD domain-containing protein — protein sequence MILLTILAMTALVFASRYLFLEPNLPLKLGQRTQRFLSYASPAVLTAIWAPIVFSPEGELHLSPQNPYILAALLAAFIAWKSKNVLLTTVVSMAVFLLLKLLVF from the coding sequence ATGATTTTATTGACTATTCTAGCCATGACAGCGTTAGTGTTTGCCAGCCGCTATCTGTTTCTCGAACCCAATCTGCCTTTGAAATTAGGCCAGCGTACGCAGCGCTTTTTGAGCTACGCCAGCCCAGCGGTTTTAACCGCCATCTGGGCTCCGATTGTCTTCTCCCCCGAGGGAGAGCTTCATTTGTCGCCGCAAAATCCGTACATTTTAGCCGCGCTGCTGGCGGCCTTCATCGCTTGGAAAAGCAAGAACGTGCTGCTGACGACTGTCGTCAGTATGGCGGTATTTCTGCTGCTAAAGCTGCTGGTGTTCTAG
- a CDS encoding OmpA family protein encodes MKKLAITISAVLASSGFFSATATAALSDVYVGGKLGYVALEDACYASSPCDYKSFGLGAYSGYNFTDNIAAEVGIDMLGKFETTFSDWRYVKDRLSAISVAPKLNLPVNEKLDAFAKLGAAYMRFGDENDIVATGSLGLEYQLSETLKARAEYQRFQDMSDDIVQDMDTNVFSLGITYLFGQSSAATVATSEPVVEPRPVEQEQPAVVEPVAQTQPEEVVQEVKEEVKPEPKPEWVTKFTNQKYNQELFATGSSTLSAGGKKSLDPLLEVLLAYPTANAEIVGHTDSTGSETVNQRISEKRAQAVADYLIQGGVKAEQLTVVGAGESSPIASNDTAEGRAQNRRVEVMIPSFEYQELKKTN; translated from the coding sequence ATGAAAAAATTAGCTATCACTATTTCCGCCGTGCTAGCTAGCAGTGGTTTTTTCTCAGCTACCGCTACAGCCGCCCTCTCTGATGTATACGTGGGTGGTAAACTTGGCTATGTTGCTCTTGAGGATGCCTGCTACGCATCCAGCCCTTGTGATTACAAATCCTTTGGTTTAGGGGCTTACTCTGGCTACAACTTTACCGACAACATCGCTGCCGAAGTGGGCATTGATATGTTGGGTAAATTTGAAACCACGTTTTCAGATTGGCGCTATGTCAAAGACCGTCTCTCGGCAATTTCTGTTGCGCCAAAGCTCAACTTGCCTGTCAATGAAAAGCTCGATGCCTTTGCTAAGCTAGGTGCGGCCTACATGCGCTTTGGTGATGAGAATGACATTGTCGCCACAGGCTCACTGGGTCTTGAATACCAATTGTCAGAAACGCTAAAAGCGCGCGCTGAATATCAACGCTTCCAAGATATGAGTGACGATATCGTGCAAGACATGGACACCAACGTGTTCAGTTTGGGTATCACTTACCTGTTTGGCCAATCAAGTGCAGCGACCGTTGCCACCAGCGAACCAGTGGTAGAGCCACGCCCTGTCGAACAAGAGCAACCTGCCGTTGTAGAACCCGTTGCTCAAACTCAGCCAGAGGAAGTGGTTCAGGAAGTGAAAGAAGAAGTGAAGCCTGAGCCAAAACCAGAATGGGTGACTAAATTCACTAATCAGAAGTACAACCAAGAGCTGTTTGCAACCGGAAGTTCAACACTTTCTGCTGGTGGCAAAAAATCGTTAGATCCTCTTTTGGAAGTATTACTTGCTTACCCAACCGCGAACGCGGAAATTGTCGGTCACACTGATTCAACCGGTTCAGAGACAGTGAACCAACGCATTTCGGAGAAACGCGCTCAAGCGGTGGCAGATTATCTCATCCAGGGTGGCGTGAAAGCAGAGCAACTGACCGTGGTCGGTGCGGGTGAATCAAGCCCTATTGCTTCAAACGACACGGCCGAAGGGCGCGCGCAAAACCGCCGTGTAGAAGTCATGATTCCAAGCTTTGAATATCAAGAGCTTAAAAAAACAAACTAA
- a CDS encoding organic hydroperoxide resistance protein has translation MTTLYQTTATASAGRNGVVSTDDKLLELNLSYPKEMGGNGTATNPEQLFAAGYAACFSNAILHVAREGKVALKHAPVTATVGIGPNDRGGFALTVALNTTLDLPQQEANQLVSLAHQVCPYSNAVRGNIDVKVIVNNQPL, from the coding sequence ATGACAACACTGTATCAAACTACCGCAACCGCTTCTGCAGGCCGTAATGGCGTGGTCAGTACCGACGACAAGCTACTGGAACTGAACTTAAGCTATCCAAAAGAGATGGGCGGTAACGGAACGGCCACCAACCCAGAACAACTTTTTGCAGCAGGTTATGCCGCCTGTTTTTCTAATGCTATCTTACACGTCGCGCGCGAAGGCAAAGTGGCATTGAAACACGCTCCGGTAACGGCAACGGTTGGCATTGGTCCAAATGATCGCGGTGGATTTGCCTTAACAGTGGCTTTGAACACTACACTTGACTTACCTCAACAAGAGGCCAATCAATTGGTTAGCCTTGCTCATCAAGTGTGCCCATACTCCAATGCCGTGCGTGGTAACATTGATGTGAAAGTGATCGTTAACAATCAGCCACTTTAA
- a CDS encoding AzlC family ABC transporter permease, whose translation MDISLTSQQHDSQARRFWQGTIAMMPLSIAVLPWGLLAGSFAIDSGLHPFEGQALSAILFAGSAQLVAMGMIKAGAGLTTMLLTTFFITSRHFLYSVSMRSKVSPLPLRWRLSLGFLLTDELFALVGHQSEKQFDRWYALGAGLSFYLFWNLATFAGILAGSFLPQLNELGLEFAVAATFIAIVVPGIKNLPVLLSVVTALLLSVALHFFKVEGALMIASIGAMAAGYLAEELGGKKR comes from the coding sequence ATGGATATCAGTTTGACCTCACAACAACACGACTCACAAGCGAGACGATTCTGGCAAGGCACGATTGCCATGATGCCACTGAGTATCGCCGTTCTCCCTTGGGGGCTGCTTGCCGGCTCCTTCGCCATTGATTCAGGGTTGCATCCTTTTGAAGGACAAGCCCTGTCGGCGATTTTATTCGCCGGCTCGGCGCAACTGGTCGCAATGGGCATGATCAAAGCGGGCGCAGGGCTGACGACCATGCTGCTCACCACCTTTTTCATCACCTCTCGCCACTTTCTCTACAGCGTGTCGATGCGCAGCAAGGTATCTCCTTTGCCGCTAAGGTGGCGTTTGTCACTGGGTTTCTTGCTAACCGATGAGCTGTTTGCCCTCGTTGGGCATCAAAGCGAAAAGCAGTTTGATCGCTGGTACGCTCTGGGGGCAGGGCTTAGTTTTTATCTCTTTTGGAATCTCGCGACCTTTGCCGGCATTTTGGCGGGCAGCTTCCTACCTCAGCTCAATGAACTGGGTTTAGAATTTGCCGTCGCCGCCACCTTTATTGCCATCGTCGTCCCCGGGATCAAAAATCTGCCGGTCTTGCTCAGCGTCGTAACGGCCCTGCTGCTTTCGGTGGCATTGCACTTTTTTAAGGTCGAAGGCGCTTTGATGATTGCCAGTATCGGCGCGATGGCTGCTGGCTATTTAGCCGAAGAGCTTGGAGGTAAAAAACGATGA
- a CDS encoding phosphate ABC transporter substrate-binding protein, producing MIRLAVSTFLAFALSFPSAYAKELNISGSTSVARVMDVLAEEFNKTHTETFVAVQGIGSTAGITMVNKGVVKLGMSSRYLSEMEKGEDLNVDLIAYDGLALVVNIANPIDNLTQQQIFDIYQGKLTNWKQVGGEDKRIAAVTREASSGSRYSFESLLGLTKIIKDRLVSDISTSNLVVNSNSMVKTIVNHNPQAIGFVSLGSVDRSVKAITIDGIDANAKNIASNRYLLSRPFLIVYKSDNLDQSAKEFIRFIKSERGQAIIQEYGYIPAKEHD from the coding sequence ATGATTCGCTTAGCGGTCTCTACCTTTTTGGCTTTTGCCCTATCCTTTCCATCCGCTTACGCCAAAGAGCTCAATATTTCAGGTTCAACCTCTGTCGCACGCGTGATGGATGTGTTGGCTGAAGAATTCAACAAAACTCATACTGAAACCTTTGTCGCCGTACAAGGCATCGGTTCCACTGCGGGCATCACCATGGTCAACAAAGGGGTGGTGAAACTGGGTATGAGCTCACGCTACCTTAGTGAAATGGAGAAAGGTGAAGATCTGAATGTCGATTTGATTGCTTATGACGGTTTGGCGCTGGTCGTCAATATCGCTAATCCGATTGATAACCTAACACAGCAACAAATCTTCGATATTTATCAAGGTAAGCTGACCAACTGGAAACAAGTGGGCGGTGAAGATAAACGAATTGCCGCAGTAACCCGTGAAGCCTCATCAGGTTCACGTTACAGCTTCGAGAGCCTTCTCGGCCTGACTAAAATCATCAAAGATCGTTTAGTCTCCGATATCAGCACCAGCAATCTTGTGGTGAACAGCAACAGCATGGTGAAAACCATCGTCAACCACAACCCACAAGCGATCGGTTTCGTCTCTTTAGGGTCGGTCGATCGCTCGGTAAAAGCCATTACCATCGACGGTATTGACGCGAATGCGAAAAACATCGCCTCCAATCGCTATCTTTTGTCACGGCCATTTTTGATTGTGTACAAAAGCGATAACTTGGATCAATCGGCGAAAGAATTTATCCGCTTTATCAAGTCCGAACGAGGCCAAGCGATTATTCAAGAGTACGGTTACATTCCGGCAAAAGAGCATGATTGA
- the aroG gene encoding 3-deoxy-7-phosphoheptulonate synthase AroG: MFQTDDVRINRVKELLPPVAVLEKYPATETASSTTFESRNAIHNILNGDDDRLLVIVGPCSIHDPVAAVEYGKKLKALRDELSDKLEIVMRVYFEKPRTTVGWKGLINDPYLDDTFKLNDGLRMGRKLLLDLTDMGLPTASEFLDMITPQYVADLISWGAIGARTTESQVHRELASGLSCPVGFKNGTDGNIKIASDAIRSASASHHFLSVTKYGHSAIVETAGNPDCHIILRGGKEPNYSASHVAAVKEELAAAGLPQKVMIDFSHANSSKQFKRQMLVADDVSEQLASGEDAIFGVMIESHLVEGRQDLVDGKAPTYGQSITDACIGWQDTENVLRQLADAVSARRAK; the protein is encoded by the coding sequence ATGTTTCAAACTGATGATGTAAGAATAAATCGAGTCAAAGAACTGTTACCACCTGTGGCGGTTCTAGAGAAGTATCCGGCCACTGAAACCGCGTCTTCGACCACTTTTGAATCTCGCAATGCGATTCACAATATTTTGAACGGCGATGATGACCGTCTGCTGGTGATTGTCGGCCCATGTTCGATTCACGATCCTGTCGCCGCGGTGGAGTACGGTAAGAAACTCAAAGCACTGCGTGATGAGCTGAGCGATAAACTGGAAATCGTGATGCGTGTCTATTTTGAAAAACCACGTACGACGGTTGGCTGGAAAGGCCTTATTAACGACCCATACCTAGATGATACCTTTAAGCTGAACGACGGCCTGCGTATGGGGCGCAAGTTGTTGTTGGATCTTACGGACATGGGGCTACCTACAGCCAGCGAATTCTTAGACATGATCACCCCGCAATACGTCGCTGATTTGATCAGCTGGGGCGCGATTGGTGCGCGTACAACAGAATCTCAGGTGCACCGCGAGTTGGCGTCAGGTCTCTCTTGCCCGGTTGGTTTCAAAAATGGCACCGACGGCAATATCAAAATCGCCAGTGATGCGATTCGTTCGGCGAGTGCTTCGCACCATTTCCTTTCGGTAACCAAATACGGCCATTCTGCGATTGTTGAAACGGCAGGTAACCCAGATTGCCACATCATTTTACGCGGTGGAAAAGAGCCAAACTACAGTGCATCACACGTTGCTGCGGTGAAAGAGGAACTGGCCGCTGCTGGTCTTCCACAAAAAGTGATGATTGACTTCAGCCACGCAAACAGCTCGAAGCAGTTTAAGCGCCAAATGCTGGTGGCCGATGATGTGTCTGAGCAGCTTGCCAGTGGTGAAGATGCGATCTTCGGCGTGATGATCGAGTCGCACCTGGTCGAAGGACGTCAAGATCTGGTGGATGGCAAAGCGCCGACTTACGGTCAGTCAATCACCGATGCGTGTATCGGCTGGCAAGATACCGAAAACGTTCTACGTCAGTTGGCCGATGCCGTGTCCGCACGCCGCGCGAAGTAA
- a CDS encoding helix-turn-helix transcriptional regulator → MPAIELLTFTHFAPRKQERYPTAQNGLFCVEKGKLQLHPQAGEACLLGEGEFAFYHSDQFKEALAQPGEQGFSAVVLIFSPALLQKFRNSYPLASATTSQSESLTKFGATAPALQQLKHLLIESISRKSPQLAQEHLALALLSLMVEAQPQLLGSIFAATQFSETQKIICYIEENIDHEISLESLAQHMGMSIATLKRRLAAEEMSFSQLLKIKRISYATNQLRNSHKSITEIAMDSGFKSAAHFSTAFKALQHMTPKEFRAKVSGKS, encoded by the coding sequence ATGCCAGCAATAGAACTTCTAACCTTTACTCACTTCGCGCCGCGTAAGCAAGAGCGCTACCCTACGGCGCAAAATGGTCTGTTTTGTGTCGAGAAAGGGAAATTGCAGCTTCATCCACAAGCTGGAGAAGCGTGTTTACTGGGGGAAGGCGAGTTTGCCTTTTATCATTCTGATCAATTTAAAGAAGCGTTGGCACAGCCCGGAGAGCAAGGCTTTTCCGCTGTAGTACTGATTTTCTCCCCAGCCCTGCTGCAAAAATTTCGCAATAGCTATCCACTCGCCAGCGCAACCACCAGCCAAAGTGAATCACTGACTAAGTTTGGCGCAACCGCCCCAGCTCTCCAACAGTTGAAACACCTGCTGATCGAGTCCATATCGCGCAAAAGCCCTCAACTGGCTCAGGAACATTTGGCGCTGGCACTCTTGAGTTTGATGGTTGAAGCTCAGCCTCAACTGCTGGGCTCTATCTTCGCGGCGACTCAGTTTAGTGAAACACAAAAGATCATTTGCTATATTGAAGAGAACATCGATCACGAGATCTCGTTAGAATCGCTGGCACAGCATATGGGCATGTCCATCGCAACATTAAAACGCCGTTTAGCTGCAGAAGAGATGTCTTTTTCACAACTGCTGAAAATCAAACGTATTAGTTATGCGACCAACCAACTGCGCAACAGCCACAAATCCATCACTGAGATTGCGATGGATTCAGGCTTTAAAAGCGCAGCCCATTTCAGCACCGCTTTTAAAGCGCTTCAGCATATGACACCCAAAGAGTTTCGCGCCAAGGTTTCTGGGAAATCGTGA
- a CDS encoding MarR family winged helix-turn-helix transcriptional regulator yields MSQSNPTCQSGAEDAILLENQICFSLYSAANAVIRAYRPLLEKLDLTYSQYLVMLVLWQQNGINVKDLGAKLYLDSGTLTPLLKRLESKGIVERRRGKDDERVRELYLTDTGQALKQQALSIPLEMQCKFDLSLDELLTLKTLCERVIGQLG; encoded by the coding sequence ATGTCTCAGTCCAACCCCACTTGCCAGAGCGGTGCAGAAGATGCCATTTTGCTGGAAAATCAGATCTGTTTTTCGCTTTACAGCGCTGCGAATGCCGTCATTCGAGCTTACCGTCCGTTACTTGAGAAGCTCGATCTCACCTATTCTCAATACTTGGTGATGTTAGTGCTCTGGCAGCAAAACGGCATCAACGTGAAAGATCTCGGCGCAAAGTTGTATCTCGATTCGGGCACCCTAACGCCGCTACTCAAACGCTTGGAGAGCAAAGGCATCGTAGAGCGGCGTCGCGGTAAGGATGATGAAAGAGTTCGAGAGCTCTACTTGACCGATACGGGGCAGGCTTTGAAACAGCAGGCGTTGTCGATTCCGCTTGAGATGCAATGCAAGTTTGATCTCTCTTTGGACGAATTGCTCACCTTGAAAACGTTGTGTGAGCGAGTTATTGGCCAACTGGGCTAA
- a CDS encoding phospho-sugar mutase, which yields MNKEITAWLARDPDPISKAELQTLIDNHRDEELADRFRGRLEFGTAGLRGKVGAGPNRMNRLVIQETAAGLGHYLMQTIDNAQSRGVVIGYDGRTDSKQFAHDTAAVLSALGFRVYLTYKVAPTPVVAYGVKHFHAAAAVVVTASHNPPEYNGFKVYWENGAQIIPPHDAGIATQIDLASACPIPYQALEQAEHNGSLIWLTEEYYQSYRETMNNHPLLEKSAPNNLVLAYTAMHGVGAEMAETLLRDAGFTEVHSVAEQREPDGTFPTVNFPNPEEAGAMDRVIELATSVNAEIACANDPDADRFAVAARRSDGRYQMLSGDQVGALFADYLLSRSDASKQLVGNTIVSSRLLSAIAKHHGASYYQTLTGFKWLTNVAMNLQSEDQQFLFAYEEALGYTIGNKVWDKDGLSALVAFAQLTARLSAQHRTIWDKLESLYRQHGFYCNAQRSIALSPDSPPIGDKLRALPPKTIGGQKVVVTEDLKASLRFVSGGITEAINLPASDVLIYHLEDQSRVIVRPSGTEPKLKCYYEVIGDFPAEMDYSTAQRHTEEKMNALINAHQASL from the coding sequence ATGAACAAAGAGATCACTGCCTGGCTAGCCCGAGATCCTGATCCAATCAGTAAAGCTGAGTTACAAACCCTTATTGATAACCACCGAGATGAAGAACTGGCCGATCGATTTCGCGGCCGACTCGAATTTGGCACCGCTGGCCTACGTGGCAAAGTTGGCGCAGGGCCAAATCGTATGAACCGTTTAGTCATTCAAGAAACGGCCGCCGGGCTTGGTCACTACCTGATGCAAACCATAGACAATGCGCAATCGCGTGGCGTCGTGATCGGCTATGATGGCCGCACCGATTCCAAACAATTTGCCCACGATACCGCAGCGGTGTTGAGTGCGCTGGGGTTTAGAGTCTACCTCACTTATAAAGTCGCCCCGACTCCTGTGGTCGCCTATGGGGTGAAACATTTCCACGCGGCGGCGGCCGTGGTCGTGACAGCGAGCCACAACCCACCCGAGTACAATGGCTTCAAGGTATATTGGGAAAACGGCGCGCAAATCATTCCCCCGCATGATGCAGGCATTGCCACGCAAATCGACCTTGCCTCGGCATGCCCAATTCCTTACCAAGCGTTAGAACAAGCCGAACACAATGGTTCATTGATATGGCTGACCGAAGAGTATTACCAAAGCTATCGTGAAACCATGAATAACCATCCGCTGCTGGAGAAAAGCGCGCCCAATAACCTTGTACTGGCTTACACCGCTATGCACGGCGTTGGCGCAGAAATGGCCGAAACGCTGCTTCGAGACGCAGGATTTACCGAAGTACACAGCGTTGCCGAGCAACGTGAACCAGACGGCACATTCCCGACGGTAAACTTCCCCAACCCAGAAGAGGCTGGAGCGATGGATCGGGTGATCGAATTAGCCACATCGGTCAATGCCGAGATTGCGTGCGCCAACGACCCAGACGCAGACCGTTTTGCCGTTGCCGCAAGACGAAGCGATGGTCGCTACCAGATGCTCAGTGGCGACCAAGTCGGCGCGTTGTTTGCGGACTATCTGCTTAGTCGCAGCGATGCGAGTAAACAGTTGGTTGGCAATACCATAGTGTCATCTCGCCTGTTGTCTGCCATCGCCAAACATCATGGCGCGAGCTACTACCAAACGCTAACTGGTTTCAAATGGCTGACTAACGTAGCAATGAATCTGCAAAGCGAAGACCAACAGTTTCTTTTTGCTTATGAAGAAGCGCTGGGATACACAATCGGCAACAAAGTTTGGGATAAAGACGGCTTATCTGCGCTCGTGGCATTTGCCCAGCTCACCGCCAGATTAAGCGCACAACACAGGACCATCTGGGATAAGTTGGAAAGCCTCTATCGTCAACATGGTTTCTATTGCAATGCGCAGCGCAGTATCGCCCTCTCACCCGATTCACCGCCGATTGGCGACAAACTTAGAGCACTACCGCCCAAAACGATTGGCGGGCAGAAGGTCGTCGTGACTGAAGATCTCAAAGCGTCTTTGCGTTTTGTCTCGGGTGGCATCACAGAGGCAATCAATCTGCCTGCCAGTGATGTACTTATCTATCATCTGGAAGATCAATCGCGAGTGATTGTGCGCCCTTCAGGCACGGAGCCAAAGCTGAAGTGCTATTACGAAGTGATTGGTGATTTCCCGGCTGAAATGGATTATTCCACCGCGCAGCGTCATACCGAAGAGAAAATGAACGCTCTTATCAACGCGCATCAAGCAAGCCTGTAA
- a CDS encoding fumarylacetoacetate hydrolase family protein, whose amino-acid sequence MHPIYLGNKKLQPSKVLCVGRNYLEHIKELDNALPEQMVLFHKPATSVTPSLSSFHQEPLHYEAEICFVVEDGQYTGVGIGLDLTKREMQSYLKGKGLPWERAKAFDGSAVMSRFVSLAGLDVGDLNLELFINCVRVQKGHVNQMLYSPKAILAELKGYVTLQDGDIVMTGTPQGVGVVHKGDVFLGRLKCGEHTLIEIEWLAS is encoded by the coding sequence ATGCATCCTATCTATTTAGGAAACAAAAAGTTGCAGCCAAGTAAAGTGCTCTGTGTCGGGCGAAATTATCTCGAACACATTAAAGAGTTAGATAACGCGCTGCCTGAACAGATGGTTTTATTTCACAAGCCAGCTACTTCGGTCACTCCCTCCCTGAGTTCATTCCATCAAGAGCCGTTACACTATGAAGCTGAGATCTGTTTTGTGGTGGAAGATGGCCAATATACGGGCGTTGGTATCGGTTTGGATCTCACTAAGCGAGAGATGCAAAGTTATTTGAAAGGGAAAGGGCTGCCGTGGGAGCGGGCGAAAGCGTTCGATGGTTCCGCGGTTATGAGCCGTTTTGTTTCACTTGCCGGATTGGATGTCGGCGATCTCAACCTTGAGCTATTTATCAACTGCGTCCGAGTGCAAAAAGGGCATGTCAATCAGATGCTCTACTCTCCAAAGGCCATCTTGGCCGAACTGAAAGGCTATGTGACATTACAAGATGGCGACATCGTCATGACCGGAACGCCGCAAGGTGTCGGAGTGGTACACAAAGGCGACGTTTTCTTGGGCCGCCTTAAATGTGGTGAGCATACGTTGATCGAAATCGAATGGCTGGCGAGCTAG
- a CDS encoding AraC family transcriptional regulator, with protein sequence MKNDNKEIAHFQIAAELGGLEMLDAKYEKQNFSRHSHEGYTIGVIEKGAQRFFRTGGNHIAPQDSIILVNADEVHNGHSATEGGWEYKAMYPVPEQFARLSDELNSPNLAQPYFPQPVVYDPELAMQLRLVFDTLANSDNRLLRETLVYGTLIKLAAKHSSVRQPLRTPASAQRQLSLVKEFLDDFPQADVSLEELAKLGGISPFHLVREFQKNYGFPPHAYQIQQRLRLAKRLLRGGQRILDVAQECGFHDQSHFHRHFKKAMGVTPGQYVKHLDRLANG encoded by the coding sequence ATGAAAAATGATAATAAAGAAATCGCCCATTTTCAGATTGCCGCCGAACTCGGAGGCTTAGAAATGCTCGATGCCAAGTACGAGAAACAGAATTTTTCTCGACACAGCCACGAAGGCTACACCATTGGTGTGATTGAGAAAGGCGCGCAACGATTTTTTCGCACCGGTGGAAACCACATCGCGCCGCAAGACAGCATTATTCTGGTCAATGCCGATGAAGTGCATAACGGCCATTCTGCTACCGAAGGGGGCTGGGAGTACAAAGCGATGTATCCGGTGCCGGAGCAGTTTGCCAGACTGAGTGACGAGCTCAATTCGCCCAACTTAGCGCAGCCTTACTTCCCGCAACCCGTTGTGTACGATCCTGAATTAGCGATGCAACTACGGCTGGTGTTTGACACTTTAGCCAATTCAGACAATCGGTTACTGCGTGAAACATTGGTGTACGGCACCTTGATCAAACTGGCTGCCAAACACAGCAGTGTACGCCAGCCGCTACGAACGCCTGCCTCTGCTCAGCGCCAGCTCTCGCTGGTTAAAGAGTTTCTTGATGATTTCCCACAAGCCGATGTCTCTTTGGAAGAACTGGCGAAACTTGGTGGCATCAGCCCGTTTCACTTGGTGCGGGAGTTTCAAAAAAACTACGGTTTTCCACCACACGCCTATCAGATCCAGCAGCGTTTGCGCCTCGCCAAGCGGTTATTAAGAGGCGGGCAGCGCATCTTGGACGTGGCGCAAGAGTGCGGTTTTCATGACCAAAGCCATTTCCACCGTCATTTTAAAAAAGCCATGGGCGTGACGCCGGGGCAGTATGTCAAGCATTTGGATCGCTTGGCAAATGGCTAG
- a CDS encoding GNAT family N-acetyltransferase: MTTEFTFDLQPDDFETIRSGIRAYNLQHLPSGEVTRIGCFVRDEEGKMVGGLTGNLFANTVFVEFLWLDENHRKGGLGTQLMQRLEAEVKPKGITDLYLDTFSFQALGFYLKLGFEKVGEYRGFPAEGISKYFLQKRIQPEYGNG; this comes from the coding sequence ATGACAACGGAATTCACTTTTGATCTCCAGCCGGACGATTTTGAAACGATTCGTAGCGGCATTCGTGCCTATAACTTGCAGCATTTACCTTCAGGTGAAGTAACACGAATTGGCTGCTTTGTGCGCGATGAAGAGGGCAAAATGGTCGGCGGTTTGACAGGCAACTTATTTGCTAACACGGTGTTTGTCGAATTTCTCTGGCTGGATGAAAACCATCGCAAGGGCGGTCTTGGCACACAGCTGATGCAACGTTTAGAAGCGGAAGTCAAACCCAAAGGGATAACGGATCTTTATCTCGACACATTCAGTTTTCAAGCTCTGGGTTTTTACCTCAAACTGGGTTTTGAAAAAGTGGGTGAATATCGCGGATTTCCAGCAGAAGGCATTAGTAAGTATTTTCTGCAAAAACGTATTCAACCTGAATACGGGAATGGTTAA
- a CDS encoding DUF3024 domain-containing protein, which yields MSVTQIATNRLYKEVEELCTKRNANVPVELGKCLYVPLETGVELHKASYLLDSRHSEYTSPVAKILFDQAQQYWLFFIARFDGENYYWEPYSALTQSAHLEDILHEIEHDPAGCFW from the coding sequence ATGTCAGTCACGCAAATAGCCACCAATCGTCTCTATAAAGAAGTTGAAGAGTTGTGTACCAAACGTAACGCCAATGTGCCAGTGGAGCTTGGCAAATGTCTGTATGTGCCTCTTGAAACTGGGGTTGAGCTGCACAAAGCGAGCTATCTTCTGGACTCCCGACACAGTGAGTACACCTCTCCTGTAGCCAAAATTCTTTTTGATCAAGCGCAGCAATATTGGCTGTTTTTTATCGCTCGATTTGATGGCGAAAATTACTATTGGGAACCGTATTCGGCTTTAACGCAAAGTGCGCATCTTGAGGATATTCTCCATGAGATAGAACACGATCCGGCTGGCTGCTTTTGGTAA